In one window of Mercurialis annua linkage group LG4, ddMerAnnu1.2, whole genome shotgun sequence DNA:
- the LOC126678321 gene encoding uncharacterized protein LOC126678321: MEEDEVSIAMDGDIADMCAKLNLTENKDEAINLEDVIDDEIEQKADLSLVGKLLTKKPYNLNHMKNAFTSAWRLAKGFYIKEIGDNLFVCEFKSKNDRARILKDGPWHFDKQLIIFEPLCGNLQLGDVGLELSPCWMRIYNLPLNCRGKAAVMKIGGKVGRIVEWTDEDMANWGRYGRVMIDVTKPIFRGTKIINPLGENCWVSFKYEKIQNYCYWCGMLDHTVADCEVKPEETEVED, from the exons ATGGAGGAAGATGAAG TGTCAATTGCGATGGATGGAGATATTGCTGATATGTGTGCCAAACTGAATCTTACAGAAAACAAAGACGAGGCGATCAATTTAGAAGATGTGATTGACGATGAGATTGAACAGAAAGCAGACCTTAGCCTTGTAGGTAAGCTTTTAACGAAGAAACCTTACAATCTTAACCATATGAAAAACGCATTTACGAGTGCATGGAGACTGGCCAAGGGATTCTATATCAAGGAGATTGGGGATAATCTCTTTGTGTGCGAATTTAAATCAAAGAATGATAGAGCTCGTATTCTGAAAGATGGACCTTGGCACTTTGACAAACAACTGATCATATTTGAACCGCTCTGTGGTAATTTACAGCTAGGTGATGTTGGGTTGGAGTTGAGCCCGTGTTGGATGCGGATATATAATCTTCCCCTCAATTGTAGAGGTAAAGCTGCTGTTATGAAAATAGGGGGAAAAGTGGGGCGGATTGTGGAATGGACCGATGAGGATATGGCTAACTGGGGACGATATGGTCGTGTTATGATTGATGTCACAAAACCTATTTTTAGAGgtacaaaaattataaacccCCTTGGCGAGAACTGCTGGGTTTCGTTTAAGTATGAGAAAATCCAAAACTACTGCTACTGGTGCGGGATGCTTGATCATACAGTTGCGGATTGTGAAGTTAAACCTGAAGAGACGGAAGTGGAGGACTAG
- the LOC126676512 gene encoding uncharacterized protein LOC126676512 → MEIDDDIISDSPSYQQILNHLMETEEENELIQPTLNEKEAQPQEQKVITKKRATSTRPRSIVWDHFDIISVGGEKKSKCKHCGKEYFCDAKKNGCCCYFCRLLLLLLLEAYAAIFGGPRCCCFYFGLVENDILLSILVVLVKYFESFSWI, encoded by the exons ATGGAAATCGACGATGATATAATCTCTGATTCACCAAGCTATCAACAAATTCTCAATCACCTAATGGAGACCGAAGAAGAGAATGAATTGATTCAACCG aCATTGAATGAGAAAGAAGCACAACCTCAAGAACAAAAGGTGATCACTAAAAAGAGAGCTACAAGTACGAGGCCAAGATCCATTGTGTGGGATCATTTTGATATCATCTCAGTCGGGGGAGAGAAAAAATCCAAGTGCAAACATTGTGGCAAAGAGTATTTTTGTGATGCAAAGAAAAATG GTTGTTGCTGCTACTTTTGTAGGTTGCTGCTGCTTCTTTTGTTGGAAGCTTATGCTGCTATTTTTGGAGGTCCTCGTTGCTGCTGCTTTTATTTTGGATTAGTTGAGAATGACATTTTGTTAAGTATTTTGGTTGTTTTGGTTAAGTATTTTGAATCATTCTCTTGGATATAA